CTCGGCGCGACCGCGGTCGAGCATCTCTTCGCGGCCCTCGACGGCACCCCGTCGGCGGGCGTCGTCCGGCAGCCCTGCCGCCTGGTGATCCGCGAGTCCACTGTGCCGGCGACGGTCCCGCAGCCCCGGTCGGCCTAGACCGCCGCGAACGTGGCGATCGCGGCGGCCAGCACCAGCGTGTGCAGGATCATGTGCTCCAGGTTGGGCCGTGGGCGATCGCCGATTCTGGGCACCACGATGAGCGTGTGTGCGTAGGTGCGGCTGTGTAGCTCGGCCCAGGTGATGCCCGTGCCGGCCGTCGCCCAGGGCGCCGTGATGCCGACCAGGTAGGGCAGCCACCACAACACCAGGCCGCCCAGGGCGATCAGGAGTTCGAGCACGCCCGCGGCGTACCCCAGAGCGGGGATGTTGATCGCGGCGCCGAGGCCGAGCAGGACCGCGGGCAGGGCCATGACGGGGGCGTTGGCCAGGACCTCGGTGCGCTGTTCGCTGGCCTTGGCGTCGCGCACGTTGTTGAGCGGATAGAGGTCGACGAGCGTGACCAGCAGGAAGTAGGCGACCGCGGACAGGATCAGGATCAGGGCCAGCGCGAGCATCCGGACTCCATTCTTACGGCGTAAGTTTCTGCTAGCCTGACTTACACCGTAAGAATCGTCAAGGGGTGAGCTTGTGGCGGAGCGCCGCGCTGGCACCAAGGCCGGGCTGAGCCGGGAGCAGGTGCTCGACGCCGCACTGGACTATTTGGACAGACACGGCTTGCCCGCGCTGTCGATGCGCAAGCTGGGTGCGGCGCTCGGGGTCGAGGCGATGACGCTCTACCACTACGTGCCCAACAAGGACGCGCTGCTCGACGGCCTGGTCGACCGGGTCATGGAGCTCGCGTTCACCGGCCTCGACGAGCCGGGCGCCGGCCCGTGGGTGCCGTGGGTGCGGCAGTTCGCGCACAGCCTGCGCGCGGCGCTGTTGGCCCACCCCGGCGTGCTGCCGCTGGCCGCCACCCGCCCGGTCAACTCACCCGACGCGCTGCGCATGTCGGAGCGCTGGCTGGCCGGGATGCGGGATGCCGGCGTGCCACTCGGGCGGGCGATGGACATCATCAACGTCATCGCGACGTTCACCATCGGCCACACCCTCGCCGAGGCCGGCCAGACACCGGGTCACGAGGGCACGGAGCCCAATCTCGACGACCGCGCCGACGAGCTCGACCCGGCCGAGTTTCCGAACCTGACCGAGATCCTCACGACCCGGGCCGGGCTCGACTTCGACCACCGCTTCACCGAGGCGGTCGACATCCTGCTGGCCGGTTACGCGGCGCTGTCCTGAATCACCTCGCGCAGCACGTCGCGGGGCGCGGCCGCGGTCTCGTCGTTGCTCAGCACCGCCGCCGTGCGGCCGTCGGGCAGGAACGCCAGCACCGAGCGGAAGCCGGGAACGTCGCCGCTGTGCAGCGCGATCCCGTCGCCCAGGTAGAGGCCGTAGCCGTAGTGGGTGAGGCCGTCGTCGGGCTCCGGCAGCTCGACCTGGGGTTGCCGCATCCGGTGCAGCACGGTGCGGTCGAGCCCGTGCGCGAGCCGGTTGAGGTCGCCGACCGTCGACCAGATGTCGCCGGTGCCGGTGA
This genomic interval from Asanoa ferruginea contains the following:
- a CDS encoding TetR/AcrR family transcriptional regulator C-terminal domain-containing protein — encoded protein: MAERRAGTKAGLSREQVLDAALDYLDRHGLPALSMRKLGAALGVEAMTLYHYVPNKDALLDGLVDRVMELAFTGLDEPGAGPWVPWVRQFAHSLRAALLAHPGVLPLAATRPVNSPDALRMSERWLAGMRDAGVPLGRAMDIINVIATFTIGHTLAEAGQTPGHEGTEPNLDDRADELDPAEFPNLTEILTTRAGLDFDHRFTEAVDILLAGYAALS